Proteins found in one Crassostrea angulata isolate pt1a10 chromosome 3, ASM2561291v2, whole genome shotgun sequence genomic segment:
- the LOC128178627 gene encoding uncharacterized protein LOC128178627: protein MTENQDDVLSFMGSDHENYSDIDELFGDKPRTRSVTEDTITNATNKRTRGMKRKAQTSCSASASAPPPRVTKQSKKSKTQSECVQEFNVDELKNQLGIDKILQSISSLTDTVKQLGSSNSMARNTCNVNDMRSTETTVRTSGNNSPGNFTQNVPNRPLRNLVNIPDYDSRQTLGETPDDFDFDFSYLNDQVSPSIEGVDPQESFKGILNDESIQITIDNNDWDIPQLNANEKTGPKVNEALGKAVNAAISIKSSKESMVDLEKKYDRPENCNLLKVPRVNKEIWDAMNKQAHSDDLTLQVIQKSLATGMIPLVQMADMLVNKKELEPHVCKKMLADSISMLGNAFYNVSMKRRNEIKNVLNFRYRKIASSEIPVTDHLFGDNCVSKLKEMGDITKQPIGMKSNYDTKFKNTTQAKNYMSNQGYQPIQNPYRGKNRQYSSYPSQRGRGQRGQFQYRNAMKKQYSYNK, encoded by the coding sequence ATGACGGAAAATCAGGACGATGTCCTGTCGTTCATGGGAAGCGACCATGAGAATTACTCAGACATAGATGAATTGTTTGGCGATAAACCCCGGACACGAAGTGTTACGGAGGACACAATAACAAATGCAACAAATAAAAGAACTAGAGGAATGAAGCGCAAAGCGCAGACCTCATGTTCAGCGAGTGCAAGTGCACCGCCACCACGGGTGACAAAACAATCTAAAAAGTCAAAAACTCAGTCTGAATGTGTTCAAGAATTTAATGTTGACGAGCTAAAAAATCAATTAGGAATAGATAAAATCTTACAATCTATTTCCTCACTCACTGACACTGTAAAACAGTTGGGTAGTTCCAATAGTATGGCACGTAATACGTGCAATGTAAATGACATGCGGTCCACCGAAACTACGGTGCGCACTTCGGGTAATAATTCTCCCGGTAATTTCACACAAAATGTACCCAATAGACCGCTAAGAAATTTGGTAAACATACCTGATTATGATTCACGACAGACTCTTGGCGAAACCCCTGATGATTTTgactttgatttttcttatttgaatGATCAAGTTTCTCCCTCTATTGAAGGTGTTGACCCTCAAGAAAGTTTTAAGGGGATTTTAAATGATGAATCAATTCAGATAACAATTGATAACAATGATTGGGATATCCCACAATtaaatgcaaatgaaaaaacTGGTCCAAAAGTAAATGAAGCACTTGGAAAAGCTGTAAATGCAGCCATCTCTATTAAAAGTAGCAAAGAAAGCATGGTTgatttagagaaaaaatatgACAGACCAGAAAACTGTAATTTATTGAAAGTTCCCCGTGTCAATAAAGAAATATGGGATGCCATGAATAAGCAGGCCCATTCAGATGATCTCACTTTGCAAGTAATTCAAAAATCTTTAGCCACGGGTATGATACCTTTAGTACAGATGGCTGATatgcttgtaaataaaaaagaacttgAGCCTCACGTTTGTAAAAAGATGTTGGCTGATTCAATAAGTATGCTTGGCAATGCATTCTACAATGTCTCTATGAAaagaagaaatgaaataaaaaatgttttgaattttcgaTATCGCAAAATTGCTTCTTCTGAAATCCCAGTTACTGATCACTTGTTTGGAGACAATTGTGTCTCTAAACTCAAAGAAATGGGTGATATTACTAAGCAACCAATTGGAATGAAATCGAACTatgatacaaaatttaaaaatacaactcAAGCAAAAAACTACATGTCAAACCAAGGGTATCAACCCATCCAAAACCCATACAGAGGCAAAAACCGCCAGTATTCATCATACCCTTCCCAGAGAGGCAGAGGTCAAAGGGGACAATTCCAGTACAGAAATGCAATGAAAAAGCAGTACAGTTACAACAAGTAA